A part of Prevotella melaninogenica genomic DNA contains:
- a CDS encoding YuiA family protein, whose translation MRKNVVKPPKIALCRECNGTGFRKNSVGGSSTQIQCPQCEGSGRVLVKCKMNLDIRPYKKN comes from the coding sequence ATGAGAAAAAATGTAGTTAAGCCACCTAAGATAGCTTTGTGCCGTGAATGTAACGGCACAGGCTTTCGAAAAAACAGTGTAGGTGGAAGCTCGACACAAATTCAGTGTCCCCAGTGTGAAGGAAGTGGAAGAGTCTTGGTAAAATGCAAGATGAACCTTGACATCCGTCCCTACAAAAAGAATTAA
- a CDS encoding phage virion morphogenesis protein produces the protein MKSEIQHILGRILNDIRVELTDEFDQNFERQSFFGEAWQRRKGPLRPKGRILVDTGQLRRSIQSRTTENSITFFTTEPYAAIHNEGGEIVVTTKMKRYFWHKYKEATGSFGRKKDGSRRNDKRTVQLSEEAEFWKFMALKKAGTTIKIPRRRFLGTSPEVERTVREIIEENITEYINFDLDITER, from the coding sequence ATGAAATCAGAAATCCAACATATTTTAGGAAGAATCCTTAATGATATTCGTGTCGAGCTTACGGACGAGTTTGATCAGAACTTCGAGCGACAGTCTTTCTTTGGTGAGGCATGGCAGCGCAGAAAAGGTCCTCTTCGTCCTAAAGGTCGTATACTGGTAGATACAGGTCAGCTTCGTAGAAGTATACAGAGTCGTACAACGGAAAATAGTATTACATTCTTTACTACAGAACCTTATGCAGCTATTCATAATGAAGGTGGCGAGATTGTGGTAACTACAAAAATGAAACGGTATTTCTGGCATAAATACAAGGAAGCAACTGGTTCTTTTGGGAGGAAGAAAGATGGCAGCCGTAGGAATGACAAGCGTACAGTACAGCTTTCAGAAGAAGCCGAGTTTTGGAAATTTATGGCGTTGAAGAAAGCAGGAACGACTATCAAAATACCTCGTAGACGGTTCTTAGGCACAAGTCCAGAGGTAGAGAGAACCGTAAGAGAGATAATAGAGGAAAATATTACTGAGTACATTAATTTTGACTTAGACATAACAGAACGATGA
- a CDS encoding phage head morphogenesis protein, with product MMETLYKVEGSQFRIEILEKPKIQEFINAHASVLDSSFKQVKMSEGMRRRLERSNYIFSGMKTFHELNEAFPSLLDENGNRKPFEQFLNDVRSVDSTYNENYLKAEYNFVQASAQMAAKWEGFMQDGDRYNLQYRTAGDDKVRPEHAALNRVTLPITDPFWEEYYPPNGWNCRCTVVQVRKTKYPTTPHKEAMALGEEATGKDTKGIFRFNAGQEQKTVPDYNPYTIKRCKDCDIAKGKQKLVFIPDNELCAACKLIRAQKNENIGAAKRILKYDEKTWERTYVAPKNAGLVVTQLERIAEAAASNAERQKFDKEMRMCKVLADNGHDIEYLQGVDRPVGQTYDIKFDNIKADLKCVTGGAGNIVKYAKKALTKQGGEAVVFEIPSHSAKFYEALTEARRKCTGRIFFYIADEMVLKELKI from the coding sequence ATGATGGAGACACTCTATAAAGTAGAGGGGTCACAGTTTCGGATTGAAATTCTTGAAAAGCCAAAGATCCAGGAGTTCATTAATGCACACGCATCAGTCTTGGATTCCTCATTTAAGCAGGTAAAAATGTCTGAAGGAATGCGTAGAAGGCTTGAACGCTCAAATTATATCTTCTCTGGTATGAAGACCTTTCACGAGCTAAACGAAGCTTTCCCATCACTACTCGATGAAAATGGAAATAGAAAGCCGTTCGAACAATTTTTAAACGATGTTCGAAGTGTCGATAGTACCTACAATGAGAATTATCTCAAAGCAGAATACAACTTTGTACAAGCTTCGGCTCAAATGGCTGCGAAATGGGAGGGATTCATGCAAGATGGTGACCGATATAATTTGCAGTACCGAACAGCTGGTGATGACAAGGTACGCCCAGAACATGCAGCACTTAATCGTGTAACACTTCCTATTACTGACCCATTTTGGGAAGAATATTACCCTCCAAATGGTTGGAACTGCCGTTGTACGGTGGTGCAGGTGAGAAAGACAAAGTATCCTACTACACCACACAAGGAGGCGATGGCTCTTGGGGAAGAAGCTACAGGAAAGGACACTAAGGGTATATTCCGTTTCAATGCAGGACAGGAGCAGAAGACAGTACCCGATTATAACCCTTACACTATCAAGCGGTGCAAAGACTGTGACATAGCTAAAGGCAAGCAGAAACTTGTCTTTATTCCTGACAATGAACTCTGCGCTGCATGTAAACTGATAAGAGCTCAAAAAAACGAAAATATTGGAGCTGCTAAGCGCATTCTGAAATATGATGAGAAAACATGGGAAAGAACCTATGTTGCACCAAAGAATGCAGGGCTTGTAGTAACACAATTAGAACGCATTGCAGAAGCTGCTGCCAGCAATGCTGAAAGACAGAAGTTTGATAAGGAAATGAGAATGTGTAAGGTTCTTGCTGATAATGGACATGATATAGAATACCTGCAAGGTGTAGACAGACCAGTTGGACAGACCTACGATATCAAGTTTGATAATATAAAGGCTGACCTAAAATGTGTAACAGGCGGAGCTGGTAATATCGTGAAGTATGCAAAGAAAGCACTTACAAAACAAGGAGGAGAGGCGGTTGTCTTTGAGATACCTTCTCACAGTGCAAAGTTCTATGAGGCACTGACAGAAGCACGACGAAAGTGTACAGGTAGAATCTTCTTCTATATAGCAGATGAAATGGTATTAAAGGAACTGAAAATATAA
- a CDS encoding phage portal protein family protein: MAKNKKTNNKSLAQTPFGTLRLAKNEAKRFRKTVMELQRTTDSLTRKDIGDWRTAWQMAINVENPNRQRLYDIYKDVEVDLHLSGCIQQREGFVLSRSFKLVNEKGDEDEQAADYFNKSWFKQFMKYALDANYWGHSLIELGELMTDANNMLYYNGVKLIPRKHVIPEYGKVIKQIGDDWKTGIDYHKPPFTDWLIEVGQTDNLGLYLKAATQTIPKKNALAFWDTFAEIFGMPMRIARTTTRDDKELSKMEKMMADMGTEGWAIFHQGTEIEVVESSKGDAFNVYDRRIDRANSELSKLIIGQTMTIEDGSSLSQSETHLEVFQNLVEADCDTLRDVVNNQLIPRMVQHGFPLKGIRFDWDYSVDYTPEQQIAYEQLVLNNYEVAPSYFEEKYNIPVGERRQMPILDPNEPLRGNENPEDDNTPKGEKKKQHNAKQPFFD; the protein is encoded by the coding sequence ATGGCAAAAAATAAGAAGACAAATAATAAGTCATTAGCGCAAACACCTTTTGGGACACTCCGATTGGCAAAGAACGAAGCTAAACGCTTTCGGAAGACTGTCATGGAACTACAACGTACCACGGATTCACTTACTCGTAAGGATATCGGAGATTGGCGTACTGCATGGCAGATGGCTATCAATGTTGAGAATCCTAATAGGCAGCGTCTTTACGATATTTATAAAGATGTAGAGGTTGATTTGCACCTCTCTGGCTGTATTCAGCAGCGTGAAGGTTTTGTTTTGTCACGATCGTTTAAATTGGTGAATGAAAAGGGAGACGAAGACGAACAAGCAGCCGATTATTTCAATAAATCATGGTTCAAGCAGTTTATGAAATATGCGCTGGATGCTAATTATTGGGGGCATTCACTCATTGAACTTGGTGAATTGATGACTGATGCCAATAATATGCTTTATTATAATGGTGTAAAACTTATCCCAAGAAAACACGTTATTCCTGAATACGGAAAAGTCATTAAGCAGATTGGTGATGATTGGAAGACTGGAATCGATTATCATAAGCCACCATTTACCGACTGGCTTATAGAAGTCGGACAGACTGATAATCTTGGATTATATCTCAAGGCTGCCACTCAAACTATACCTAAGAAGAATGCTTTAGCCTTTTGGGACACCTTTGCCGAGATATTCGGAATGCCTATGAGAATAGCTCGTACCACAACACGTGACGATAAAGAGCTGTCTAAGATGGAGAAGATGATGGCAGACATGGGAACGGAAGGTTGGGCTATCTTCCATCAGGGTACCGAGATTGAGGTTGTAGAATCAAGCAAAGGAGATGCCTTTAATGTTTACGACAGACGAATAGATAGAGCAAACTCTGAACTATCTAAGCTGATTATTGGGCAAACGATGACAATAGAGGATGGTTCTTCACTCTCACAGTCAGAAACACATCTTGAGGTTTTCCAGAACCTCGTAGAAGCAGATTGTGATACCTTACGTGATGTGGTGAATAATCAACTTATTCCGCGTATGGTACAACATGGCTTCCCGCTTAAGGGTATTCGTTTCGACTGGGACTACAGCGTCGACTATACTCCAGAGCAGCAAATTGCTTATGAACAACTTGTATTGAACAATTACGAGGTAGCACCTTCTTATTTTGAGGAAAAGTATAATATCCCTGTGGGTGAACGTAGACAAATGCCTATATTAGACCCTAATGAGCCACTGAGAGGCAATGAAAACCCAGAGGATGATAATACACCCAAGGGAGAGAAAAAGAAGCAACACAACGCAAAGCAACCTTTTTTCGACTAA
- a CDS encoding phage protein Gp36 family protein, translated as MFITDEDYKVVIGDQALKVVSQVSAENRSNAELEAIEEIAGYLRPKYDTDAVFKASDSERNRLVVMYTCDIAIYHMAASTPQKMGMEIRKERYERAVKWLEGVQAGKIIPDLPLALDENGETIGLPMKYGSQKKQRYNW; from the coding sequence ATGTTTATAACTGATGAAGATTATAAGGTTGTCATTGGAGATCAGGCACTCAAGGTCGTTTCTCAAGTCAGTGCAGAGAACCGCTCCAATGCTGAACTGGAAGCAATCGAGGAAATAGCAGGATATCTCCGTCCTAAATACGATACAGATGCCGTTTTCAAAGCTTCAGACAGTGAGCGCAATAGGCTTGTAGTAATGTATACCTGTGATATTGCTATTTATCACATGGCTGCGTCTACACCACAGAAAATGGGTATGGAAATCCGTAAGGAACGATATGAACGTGCTGTCAAATGGCTTGAAGGTGTACAAGCTGGGAAAATCATACCAGACTTACCACTTGCGCTTGATGAAAATGGAGAAACAATTGGACTACCGATGAAATATGGTAGCCAAAAGAAACAACGATATAATTGGTAA
- a CDS encoding terminase gpP N-terminus-related DNA-binding protein: MTKAEVEKKKSIGRSLYLSGMEQTEIADQLGVSRVTVSKWCTTEGWKEARAAKNISRPELVNKLLLTIDGLIENVNKSDDPTVIGSLADKLSKLSATIEKLDKKANVIDAIEVFMAFNRWIQDQASFDPDITPELVKAINKYQNKFLMERMQNPSSL, translated from the coding sequence ATGACAAAAGCAGAAGTAGAAAAGAAAAAATCCATCGGAAGATCATTATACCTTTCTGGAATGGAACAGACGGAGATAGCCGACCAATTAGGCGTGTCACGTGTCACCGTCTCTAAATGGTGTACCACCGAAGGGTGGAAAGAAGCTCGTGCAGCAAAAAACATATCACGCCCTGAACTCGTGAACAAGCTTCTTCTAACTATTGATGGTCTAATTGAGAATGTCAACAAATCTGATGACCCTACAGTTATTGGTTCGTTAGCAGATAAGCTTTCTAAATTATCAGCAACAATAGAGAAACTTGATAAGAAGGCGAATGTCATTGATGCTATTGAAGTCTTTATGGCTTTCAATAGATGGATTCAAGACCAGGCTTCTTTCGACCCAGATATTACCCCAGAACTTGTTAAGGCTATCAATAAGTATCAGAACAAGTTCCTTATGGAGCGAATGCAGAACCCTTCTTCTTTATAA
- a CDS encoding HK97 family phage prohead protease, producing the protein MSKAKRVRISNESLNSYGFRVLTSGMEIGQYSRNPVLLYMHERGNVIGYVKDLKVEDNEITGELMFDEASELSQRCKKQWEFGSLKMVSVGIDILEMSEDPKFLVEGQLRPTVTKSKLFEVSLVDVGANDDAIVLQKDGQRIELGKDGGMVLPLLHNNNNNQKEKEMNQEKLALELGLAKDADEAAISAALAKLKTECAEAKKLRAECDTLRVARIETLVNGAVAEKKIGEDKKQQFLELGKKLGAEALKATFDAMSPQVKLSSIVGNQGGAPSGGNAEYKKLSEVPAEELEKLREESPAQYKKLYKAEYGIECEI; encoded by the coding sequence ATGAGTAAGGCAAAACGAGTAAGAATTAGCAACGAAAGCCTGAATAGTTACGGATTCAGAGTCTTGACCAGCGGAATGGAAATTGGTCAATATAGTCGAAATCCTGTACTACTCTATATGCACGAGCGTGGTAATGTGATAGGCTATGTTAAAGACCTAAAGGTTGAGGATAACGAGATAACAGGTGAGCTTATGTTTGACGAAGCATCAGAGTTAAGTCAGCGTTGTAAAAAACAATGGGAATTCGGATCTCTCAAGATGGTCAGTGTAGGCATAGATATTTTGGAGATGAGTGAAGATCCTAAGTTTCTCGTAGAAGGTCAGCTTCGTCCAACTGTTACAAAAAGTAAACTCTTCGAGGTATCGTTGGTAGACGTTGGTGCTAACGACGATGCTATTGTTCTTCAGAAAGATGGTCAACGAATAGAATTAGGCAAAGATGGTGGTATGGTGCTACCTCTTCTACATAACAATAATAACAATCAAAAAGAAAAAGAAATGAATCAAGAGAAATTAGCCCTTGAGTTAGGTCTTGCAAAAGATGCTGATGAGGCAGCTATCAGTGCTGCTTTGGCAAAACTGAAGACAGAATGTGCAGAAGCCAAAAAACTGCGTGCAGAATGTGACACTTTGCGTGTCGCACGTATTGAGACTCTTGTGAACGGAGCTGTTGCTGAGAAGAAAATCGGTGAGGACAAGAAACAGCAGTTTTTGGAACTGGGAAAGAAGCTCGGTGCCGAAGCCCTGAAGGCAACCTTTGATGCCATGTCGCCACAGGTGAAGCTGAGTTCCATCGTAGGCAATCAGGGTGGAGCTCCGTCTGGAGGAAATGCCGAATACAAAAAGCTGAGCGAGGTTCCTGCAGAAGAGTTGGAGAAGCTCCGTGAAGAGAGCCCCGCACAGTACAAGAAGCTGTACAAGGCAGAATACGGTATTGAATGCGAGATTTAA